From Juglans regia cultivar Chandler chromosome 8, Walnut 2.0, whole genome shotgun sequence, the proteins below share one genomic window:
- the LOC109002794 gene encoding vesicle-associated membrane protein 711-like — translation MAILYALVARGSLVLAEFSATSTNASVIARQILEKIPGNTDTHVSYSQDRYIFHVKRTDGLTVLCMADENAGRRLPFAFLEDIHQRFVRTYGRAVLSAHAYAMNDEFSRVLSQQMEYYSNDPNADRINRLKGEMSQVRNVMIENIDKVLDRGNRLELLVDKTANMQGNTFRFRKQARRFRSTVWWRNVKLTAALILLLLVIVYVVLAFVCHGLTLPSCIK, via the exons ATGGCGATACTCTACGCTCTGGTGGCAAGGGGATCGCTGGTGCTGGCGGAGTTCAGCGCCACGTCTACCAACGCCAGCGTGATCGCGCGGCAGATACTGGAGAAGATACCGGGAAACACCGACACCCACGTGTCATACTCTCAGGATCGCTACATCTTCCACGTCAAGCGCACCGATGGCCTCACCGTCCTCTGTATGGCCGACGAGAACGCCGGAA GAAGACTACCATTTGCGTTTCTCGAAGACATTCATCAGAGATTTGTGAGGACTTACGGCCGTGCAGTTCTTTCGGCCCATGCTTATGCTATGAATGATGAATTCTCAAGGGTTTTGAGCCAGCAAATGGAATACTACTCGAACGACCCGAACGCTGATAGGATAAATCGACTAAAAGGTGAAATGAGTCAG GTGCGAAATGTCATGATAGAGAATATTGACAAAGTTCTAGATAGAGGCAATCGTCTGGAATTGCTGGTTGACAAAACTGCAAACATGCAAGGAAACACCTTTCGCTTCAGAAAGCAAGCTCGTCGTTTTAGAAGCACGGTGTGGTGGAGAAACGTCAAACTCAC TGCTGCACTGATACTCCTGCTGCTAGTGATTGTTTACGTTGTGCTGGCTTTCGTTTGCCATGGTCTCACCTTACCTTCCTGCATCAAGTGA
- the LOC109002793 gene encoding 14 kDa proline-rich protein DC2.15-like: MAASKKLSATILVISLLFQYATFSSACGTCMPKPIPSPPPPATCPKDTLKLGACVDLLGLVNLQIGSPISSKCCALLAGLADLEAALCLCTAIKANVLGINLNVPLTLSLLVSACQKSVPPGFVCE, from the coding sequence ATGGCTGCTTCCAAAAAGCTCTCCGCAACCATTCTGGTcatctctctccttttccagTACGCCACATTCTCTAGCGCTTGTGGCACATGCATGCCAAAGCCAATTCCTTCGCCTCCTCCTCCAGCAACATGCCCCAAGGACACGTTGAAGCTTGGAGCTTGCGTCGACCTTCTCGGACTTGTTAACCTTCAGATTGGATCCCCTATTTCGAGCAAGTGTTGCGCGTTGCTTGCGGGATTGGCCGATCTAGAAGCTGCTCTATGTCTTTGCACTGCCATCAAGGCCAATGTGCTTGGAATTAACTTGAACGTGCCCCTAACGCTTAGTTTGCTTGTTAGTGCTTGCCAAAAGTCAGTTCCTCCTGGCTTCGTATGTGAATAg